The region CGATCGCACGCTGGGCCTGCTCGAGCGCTCCGAGATCGCCAACACGTCGGGCGCCGACCTGTTCATCAGCATCCACTGCAACGCATGGTTCAACGAGATGACGACCGGTTTCGAATCGTACTTTCTCTCGCCGGCGCTGAGCGAGTCGGAGCGGACGCTGGCGCGTTACGAGAACCAGGCGGGCGGGGTGGCACCCGCGCAGACTCAGTCGGCGGGTGACGTGGACTTCATCCTGTGGGACCTGGTGCAGAACGCCTACATCGCGGAGAGCAGCGCGTTTGCCGAGTACATCCAGAAGGAGATGACCGACCGGCTGGGCATCAAGAGCCGCGGTGTCAAGCAGGCCAACTTCCTGGTGTTGCAGGGCGTGAAGATGCCCGCGGTGCTCATCGAGACCGCGTTCCTCTCCAACCCGGAGGAGGAGGCGCTGCTGGCCGACCCCGATTTTCAGGGGCGGGTGGCCGAGGGGTTGATCCAGGCGATCCGGCGCCTGCAGGAGCGGTACCGCTGACATGGACGATCTCCCGCGCTTTCCAGGCGATCCAGAGCCGGCCATGTCGCGCGGCGGGCTGGGCGTTCGCCACCTGATCGTCATCGCGGTCCTGGCCGTGGTGGTAATGGCCGGGGTGATGTGGAAGCTCACGCGCCGTCCGGCGGAACCGACCCGAGAACCGGCGCCGCGCGAGGTCTCGCGCGTTCCCGAGGGCAGCCGCACCGTCACCCTGTTCTTCGCGGGTACGGATGAACCGATCATCTATGGCGAGTCGCGCGAAGTGGCGGTGGGGCGCCGCTTGGACGAACAGGTCCGCCAGGTCATCGGGGCGCTGATCGCGGGGCCCGAGCGCGAGAGTGGCGTAAGCGCCGTCCCGCCCGGCACGCAATTGCTGGGCGTGCTGCTGGACGAATCCGCCACCACGCTGTTTCTCGATTTCAGTTCCGAACTGGTGGCGGCGCACCCGGGAGGGAGTGCGGCGGAGTACTGCACCATCGCCGCCGTCGTCAAGACCATTGGAGAGAACTTCCCGGAGATCGAAGCAGTCCAGTTTCTGGTGGATGGTTCCCAGGTGGACACGATCGCGGGACACATTCGCGCCGATCAGCCGTTCCGTGTGAGCGACTGGCGCTAGAGAGCGGAGAAACCATGTCCCAGCAACCCATCGGCGTTTTCGACTCCGGTATCGGCGGACTCACCGTGCTGCGCGAACTGCTCGCGCGCCTGCCGGGCGAGTCGTTCGTCTACTTCGGCGACACCGCGCGCGTGCCCTACGGCACCAAGAGCGCGGAGACCGTGCGGCGGTTCTCGCGCGAAAACGTCCACTTCCTGCTGGAACGCGGCGTGAAGATGGTGGTCGTTGCCTGCAATACGGCTTCGTCGCACGCGCTTCCCATGCTGGAGGGTGAGTTCGACGTCCCCATCGTCGGGGTGATCGAGCCGGGCGTGCGCGCCGCGGTCGCCGCCACGCGCAGCCACCGCATCGGCGTGGTGGGTACCGCGGCCACCGTGCGCTCCAACGCCTACCCGACCCGCATCGCCCAGGAGCTGCCCGACGCGGTGGTCATCTCCCAGGCGTGCCCGCTCTTCGTTCCGCTGGTGGAGGAGGGCTGGATCGACAGTCCGCTCACGCGCATGGTGGCGGAGGAGTATCTCAAGGTCTACGCGGGCACCGGCATCGACACGCTGGTGCTGGGCTGTACGCACTACCCGCTGCTCAAAGGCGTCATCGGCGATGTGGTGGGCAAGGACGTGGTGCTGGTGGATTCTGCCGTGGAGACCGCACGCGAGGTGGAGCGGATGCTGGGCCAGCACAGCATCGCGGGTGCGCAAGGCGGGAGCTTTCACATCATCCTGAGCGATACCAGCCCCGCGTTCGCGGGACTCGCGGCGCGCTGCCTGGGGAGAACCGTTCCGGACATCGAACTCGTGTCGGTGGGTTGAGTAACGAGAGGAACAGAATGCGGAAAGACAAACGTGCCCCGGGGGACCTGAGGCCCATCAGCATCCAGCGGGGCTACCTGCGCCACGCGGAGGGCTCCGCCCTCATCGAGATCGGCGAGACCCGCGTGATCTGCAGCGCCACGCTGGACCCGGGCGTGCCCCGGTGGATGATGGGGAAGGGGCGGGGCTGGGTTACCGCCGAGTACGGCATGCTGCCGCGCAGCTCCAAGCAGCGCATCAACCGCGAGGCGGACCGGGGCCGGACCGGCCGCACCCATGAGATCCAGCGGCTGATCGGCCGCTGCTGCCGCGCGGCGGTGGAGATGAAACTGCTGGGGGAGAACACCGTGCTGGTGGACTGCGACGTGATCGAGGCCGACGGCGGCACGCGCACCGCGTCCGTCACCGGGGCGTGCGTGGCGCTGTACGACGCGCTCTCCACGCTCGAGCTCAAGGAGCATCCCATGAACTTCCTGGTGTCGGCGGTGAGCGTGGGCATGGTGGACGGCGTTCCCATGCTCGATCTCGCGTATAATGAAGACTCCGCCGCCGAGGTGGACTTGAACGTGGTAATGGCGGAGAGCGGCGCGTTCATCGAGGTGCAGGGAACCGCCGAGCGTGTGCCCTTCACCACCGAGCAGTTCGAAGCGATGCTCGCGCTGGCGCGCAGCGGCTGCCAGTCTCTGTTCGAAGCGCAGCGCGCCGTGCTCGGCATCGGCTGACAAGGGAGACGCATGGAAATCGTCCTCGCCACGCGCAACAAGGACAAGGTTCGCGAGATCGTGGCGCTCTTTGCCGGCCTCGATATCGAGGTGTCCACCCTGGACGATTTCCCTGAGGCGCCGGCCACCGTGGAGGACGGAGAGACGCTGGAGGCGAACGCCATCAAGAAGGCGAGCGAAGCACGCGACCTCACCGGGCATTCCGCCCTGGCCGACGACACCGGGCTCGAGGTGGAATCTCTCGGCGGCGCGCCCGGCATCTTCGCGGCGCGCTATGCGGGCGAGGAAGCCACCTACCAGGACAACTGCAGGAAGCTGCTGCGCGAGATGCGCGACGTTCCCCCCGGCGAGCGGCAGGCGCGATTTCGCACCGTGATGGCGCTGGCGCTGGCACCCGCGGACACGGCGCGGCTGCTGGTCCACTTCGCCCGCCACCCGGACCTCGGCAAGCCGGGGACCATCGATTGTCTCCTGTCCGAGGGGGTTCTTCCGGGGGAGATCGCGGCCGCGGCGCGGGGCGAATCCGGTTTCGGCTATGATCCGGTGTTCATCGAGCTGGCGTCGGGGCGCACGCTGGCCGAAATGACCGAGGAAGAAAAGAACGCCACCAGCCATCGCTACCGCGCGGCCATCGGCATGCGCGAGTTGTTGTTGCGGTACGAAATGGCACACGAAGGGGAGAAAGCGTGAGCGAACCGATCATCGACATACGGGGCATCGTCAAGCGCTACGGCGACTTCACCGCCGTGGACGACCTGACCTTCTCCGTGCCGCCGGGTTCCATCTACGGCCTGCTGGGGCCGAATGGCGCCGGCAAGTCCACCACCATCCGCATGATGATGCGCATCATGCTCCCCGACGAGGGGCACATCAGCGTGCTCGGTTCCGGCCTGGCCCAGGTGGACCTGGACCGGGTGGGGTACCTGCCCGAGGAGCGCGGTCTCTACAAGAAGATGAAGGTTCTCAGCCTGCTCACCTTCTTCGGCGAGATCAAGGGGCTCTCCCGTCACGATGCGCAGAGCCGCGCCGGCGCATGGCTGGAGCGCATGGGGCTCGCGGACCGCGCGCTCAAGCCGGTGGAGGACCTCTCCAAGGGCATGCAGCAGAAGGTGCAGTTCATCTCCACCATCCTGCACGAGCCCGAGCTGCTCATTCTGGATGAGCCGTTCTCCGGGCTCGACCCGGTCAATGCCACCGCCATCAAGGACATCATCCTGGAGTACCACCGCAAGGGCCACACCATCGTCTTCTCCACGCACATGATGGAGCAGGTGGAGAAGCTCTGCGACCAGATCTGTCTCATCCACCGTGGCCGGGCGGTGCTGTCCGGAACCCTGCAGTCCGTCAAGAAGCAGTACGGCAAGAACGGGCTCGCCCTGCGCGTGGTGGGAGACGGTTCCTTCCTGCGGGAACTCCCCGAGGTTGCGAGCCTGCAGGACAACGGCAACGAGCTCTTTCTGCGCCTGCGCGACGGTGCCGACCCGGACCGCGTGCTGGACGCCGCGCGCGCGCGCCTGCGGGTG is a window of Candidatus Krumholzibacteriia bacterium DNA encoding:
- the rph gene encoding ribonuclease PH — translated: MRKDKRAPGDLRPISIQRGYLRHAEGSALIEIGETRVICSATLDPGVPRWMMGKGRGWVTAEYGMLPRSSKQRINREADRGRTGRTHEIQRLIGRCCRAAVEMKLLGENTVLVDCDVIEADGGTRTASVTGACVALYDALSTLELKEHPMNFLVSAVSVGMVDGVPMLDLAYNEDSAAEVDLNVVMAESGAFIEVQGTAERVPFTTEQFEAMLALARSGCQSLFEAQRAVLGIG
- a CDS encoding ATP-binding cassette domain-containing protein produces the protein MSEPIIDIRGIVKRYGDFTAVDDLTFSVPPGSIYGLLGPNGAGKSTTIRMMMRIMLPDEGHISVLGSGLAQVDLDRVGYLPEERGLYKKMKVLSLLTFFGEIKGLSRHDAQSRAGAWLERMGLADRALKPVEDLSKGMQQKVQFISTILHEPELLILDEPFSGLDPVNATAIKDIILEYHRKGHTIVFSTHMMEQVEKLCDQICLIHRGRAVLSGTLQSVKKQYGKNGLALRVVGDGSFLRELPEVASLQDNGNELFLRLRDGADPDRVLDAARARLRVTRYELAEPSIHDIFIERVSEVS
- the murI gene encoding glutamate racemase is translated as MSQQPIGVFDSGIGGLTVLRELLARLPGESFVYFGDTARVPYGTKSAETVRRFSRENVHFLLERGVKMVVVACNTASSHALPMLEGEFDVPIVGVIEPGVRAAVAATRSHRIGVVGTAATVRSNAYPTRIAQELPDAVVISQACPLFVPLVEEGWIDSPLTRMVAEEYLKVYAGTGIDTLVLGCTHYPLLKGVIGDVVGKDVVLVDSAVETAREVERMLGQHSIAGAQGGSFHIILSDTSPAFAGLAARCLGRTVPDIELVSVG
- a CDS encoding non-canonical purine NTP pyrophosphatase — protein: MEIVLATRNKDKVREIVALFAGLDIEVSTLDDFPEAPATVEDGETLEANAIKKASEARDLTGHSALADDTGLEVESLGGAPGIFAARYAGEEATYQDNCRKLLREMRDVPPGERQARFRTVMALALAPADTARLLVHFARHPDLGKPGTIDCLLSEGVLPGEIAAAARGESGFGYDPVFIELASGRTLAEMTEEEKNATSHRYRAAIGMRELLLRYEMAHEGEKA
- a CDS encoding GerMN domain-containing protein, with the translated sequence MDDLPRFPGDPEPAMSRGGLGVRHLIVIAVLAVVVMAGVMWKLTRRPAEPTREPAPREVSRVPEGSRTVTLFFAGTDEPIIYGESREVAVGRRLDEQVRQVIGALIAGPERESGVSAVPPGTQLLGVLLDESATTLFLDFSSELVAAHPGGSAAEYCTIAAVVKTIGENFPEIEAVQFLVDGSQVDTIAGHIRADQPFRVSDWR